The Setaria italica strain Yugu1 chromosome IX, Setaria_italica_v2.0, whole genome shotgun sequence genome has a window encoding:
- the LOC101774600 gene encoding chaperonin CPN60-1, mitochondrial isoform X2, whose translation MYRAAASLASKARQAGSGARQVGSRLAWSRNYAAKDIKFGVQARALMLRGVEELADAVKVTMGPKGRTVIIEQSFGAPKVTKDGVTVAKSIEFSDRVKNVGASLVKQVANATNDTAGDGTTCATVLTKAIFTEGCKSVAAGMNAMDLRRGISMAVDAVVTNLKGMARMISTSEEIAQVGTISANGEREIGELIAKAMEKVGKEGVITIADGNTLYNELEVVEGMKLDRGYISPYFITNEKNQKCELNDPLILIHDKKISNVHAVANVMELAMKKQKPLLIVVEDLESDVLGTLILNRLRGGIKVCAVKAPGFGDTKKANLQDLAILTGAEVITQELGMNLENFEPQMFGTCKKVTISKDDTVILDGAGDKKALEERAEQLRSAIEQCTSDFDKEKLKERLAKLSGGVAVLKIGGASEAEVGEKKDRVIDALNATKAAVEEGIVPGGGVALLYASKDLDKLQSANLDQKIGVQIIQNALKTPVQTIASNAGVEGAVIVGKLLEQENTDLGYDAAKGEYVDMVKAGIIDPLKVIRTALMDAASVSSLMTTTESIIVESPKEESSAPAGGMEY comes from the exons ATGTACCGCGCGGCCGCGAGCCTCGCCTCCAAGGCCCG GCAAGCTGGGAGCGGCGCTCGCCAG GTGGGGAGCAGGTTGGCCTGGAGCAGAAACTATGCAGCCAAGGACATCAAGTTTGGCGTCCAAGCTCGGGCCTTGATGCTGAGGGGTGTTGAGGAATTAGCTGATGCGGTCAAAGTGACAATGGGCCCCAAG GGGCGTACTGTTATTATTGAGCAAAGCTTTGGCGCTCCTAAAGTTACAAAAGATGGAGTGACCGTTGCCAAGAGCATTGAATTCAGTGACAGAGTAAAGAATGTTGGTGCAAGCCTTGTAAAGCAGGTCGCTAATGCTACTAATGACACAGCTGGGGATG GTACTACATGTGCTACTGTTCTGACAAAGGCTATATTCACTGAGGGTTGCAAGTCTGTAGCGGCCGGAATGAACGCCATGGATCTGAGACGTGGCATCTCAATGGCTGTTGATGCTGTGGTCACAAACCTAAAAGGCATGGCGAGAATGATCAGTACATCAGAGGAAATAGCACAG GTGGGTACTATATCAGCCAATGGGGAAAGGGAGATTGGTGAGCTAATCGCAAAAGCTATGGAGAAGGTTGGTAAAGAGGGAGTTATCACCATTGCG GATGGCAACACTCTCTATAATGAGCTTGAAGTTGTGGAAGGCATGAAGCTCGACAGAGGTTACATCTCCCCGTACTTTATTACCAACGAAAAGAACCAGAAATGT GAACTAAATGATCCCTTGATACTGATACACGACAAGAAAATATCAAACGTGCACGCGGTGGCCAATGTCATGGAGTTGGCTATGAAG AAGCAAAAACCTCTGCTTATTGTTGTGGAAGATTTGGAAAGTGATGTGTTGGGTACCCTGATTCTTAACAGGCTTCGTGGAGGCATTAAG GTCTGTGCGGTCAAAGCTCCTGGTTTTGGGGACACCAAGAAAGCCAACTTACAGGACCTTGCTATCCTTACTGGGGCAGAA GTCATAACTCAAGAACTTGGGATGAACCTTGAGAACTTTGAGCCTCAGATGTTTGGCACTTGCAAGAAG GTTACAATATCCAAGGATGACACTGTCATCCTGGATGGAGCTGGAGATAAGAAGGCACTTGAAGAGAGAGCTGAGCAG cTGAGATCTGCGATTGAGCAATGCACTTCTGACTTTGATAAGGAAAAGCTAAAAGAGCGATTGGCAAAGCTTTCTGGTGGTGTTGCTGTTCTAAAG ATTGGTGGAGCAAGCGAAGCGGAAGTTGGTGAGAAGAAGGATAGAGTGATTGATGCACTAAATGCAACCAAAGCTGCAGTTGAGGAGGGTATCGTGCCAG GTGGTGGTGTTGCCCTTCTCTACGCGTCAAAAGACCTGGATAAATTGCAAAGTGCAAACCTTGACCAAAAGATTGGTGTTCAAATCATCCAAAATGCTTTGAAG ACGCCAGTCCAGACTATTGCTTCAAATGCTGGCGTAGAAGGAGCTGTTATTGTTGGCAAGCTTTTGGAACAGGAAAACACTGATCTAGGCTATGATGCAGCTAAAG GTGAATATGTGGACATGGTTAAGGCTGGTATCATTGACCCTCTTAAAGTGATCAGGACAGCCCTGATGGATGCGGCAAG TGTATCATCTCTGATGACTACCACAGAATCTATCATTGTTGAGAGCCCTAAGGAAGAGAGCAGTGCACCAGCGGGTGGGATGGAATACTGA
- the LOC101775403 gene encoding uncharacterized protein LOC101775403 has translation MGQFSVSLLKFPGPARVDPRLAKAPRRVSRSGRPPPPPPPPPPTLVPASAMAAGEQQPQLGATRVSSSASTGSGRLVTPFWKEKYERDAKRYWDIFYKRHEDKFFKDRHYLDKEWGKYFEGQDGEKMVMLEVGCGAGNTIFPLLSIYPDIFVHACDFSPRAVDLVKKHKDFRPDRINAFVCDITSEQLTESMEPSSADIVTMIFVLSAVAPDKMPLVLHNVRSVLKHGGRVLFRDYAFGDLAQERLMSKGQQISENFYVRGDGTRAYYFSNEYLVDLFSKCGFTLEEICVHNKQVENRSLDLVMNRNWIQATFTLNSAGPQGLNGQHDLTDVCEGKEDKLVADSSEKKNSSEEIDLSEDFCNMFGASHNLDEVQIIGVKARGHDFKIKMLTKEYQHTCKLTGLMLWESAQLMCGLLAENPSIVAGKRVLELGCGSAGICSMVAASYAQFVVATDGDAESLDLLRQNISSNLESNLLDRIMIRKLFWGNKDDVRAVRELSGNDTGFNCIIGTDVTYNPDAILPLFKTARELISDKSDEDSRAAFILSYIQRRVDENSILSNAMAQGFRLVDKWINGVHDSNGIISSWFSGNDVCSAYRNITHSILYFEL, from the exons ATGGGCCAATTTTCCGTCTCACTGCTCAAATTTCCCGGTCCAGCACGAGTCGATCCGCGACTCGCGAAAGCCCCGCGACGAGTCAGTCGATCCGgcagaccgccgccgccgccgccgccgccgccgccaaccctCGTTCCAGCGAGCGCCATGGCCGCGGGCGAGCAGCAGCCGCAACTCGGCGCCACGCgggtctcctcctccgcctccaccggtTCAGGGAGGCTCGTCACTCCCTTCTGGAAAG AGAAGTACGAGAGGGATGCTAAGAGATACTGGGACATCTTCTACAAGCGCCACGAGGACAAG TTCTTCAAGGATCGACACTACCTGGACAAAGAATGGGGGAAATACTTTGAG GGACAAGATGGAGAAAAGATGGTGATGCTAGAG GTTGGTTGCGGAGCAGGAAACACAATCTTTCCGTTGCTGTCCATATATCCCGATATATTTGTTCATGCCTGTGATTTTTCTCCACGAGCTGTTGACTTGGTCAAG AAGCACAAGGACTTCAGACCTGACCGGATAAATGCATTTGTTTGCGATATTACATCAGAACAACTAACCGAGAGTATGGAACCCTCTTCCGCTGATATTGTAACAATG ATCTTTGTGCTCTCTGCAGTCGCACCAGATAAAATGCCTTTAGTTCTGCATAATGTTAGAAGTGTCCTAAAA CATGGCGGACGTGTTCTCTTTCGGGACTATGCCTTTGGGGACCTTGCACAG GAAAGACTTATGTCAAAAGGCCAGCAAATAAGTGAGAACTTCTATGTCAGAGGTGATGGTACG CGTGCATATTACTTTTCAAATGAATATCTGGTTGACTTATTCTCAAAATGTGGGTTTACTCTTGAGGAAATATGTGTGCACAACAAGCAAGTTGAAAACCGTTCACTAGACTTGGTGATGAACAG GAATTGGATCCAAGCTACCTTTACCCTCAATTCAGCTGGTCCTCAAGGTCTGAATGGTCAACATGACCTCACCGATGTGTGTGAAGGAAAAGAGGACAAGCTAGTTGCTGACTCTTCTGAGAAGAAAAACAGTAGTGAAGAAATTGATCTTTCCGAGGATTTTTGCAACATGTTTGGGGCATCACACAACCTTGACGAG GTACAAATCATTGGGGTCAAAGCAAGAGGTCATGACTTCAAAATAAAAATGCTCACGAAGGAATACCAGCACACCTGCAAATTAACTGGCTTAATGCTTTGGGAATCAGCTCAACTCATGTGCGGTCTGTTAGCAGAGAATCCTTCCATTGTTGCAGGCAAAAGGGTCCTGGAGCTGGGCTGTGGCTCGGCTGGCATCTGCTCGATGGTTGCTGCAAGTTACGCTCAGTTTGTTGTAGCTACAGATGGGGATGCAGAATCACTGGACCTCCTTAGACAGAATATCTCCTCTAATTTGGAGTCTAACTTGCTTGACAGAATTATGATTAGGAAGTTATTTTGGGGCAACAAAGATGATGTGAGGGCAGTCAGAGAGCTTTCTGGCAATGACACAGGTTTCAATTGCATAATAGGCACAGACGTGACCTACAATCCCGATGCTATACTTCCTCTCTTCAAGACTGCCAGGGAGCTCATTTCTGACAAATCTGACGAGGATTCAAGGGCTGCTTTTATTCTCAGCTACATTCAGCGCCGTGTTGATGAGAATTCTATCCTTTCTAATGCAATGGCCCAGGGTTTCAGGCTTGTGGACAAATGGATAAATGGAGTTCATGACAGTAATGGTATTATTAGCTCCTGGTTCTCCGGTAATGATGTTTGCAGCGCTTACCGGAACATAACACATTCGATATTGTATTTTGAATTGTGA
- the LOC101775810 gene encoding uncharacterized protein LOC101775810: MGGWEWFCCGRSNAGSAEVRLPEPFHLPATLPKWPQGGDFAKGTICIGGLDVVNITKFRSIWSCSGASFYEPEGVPDGFHCLGHYAQQNDRPLQGFLLVAREAASHLLISSKPALEKPLDYSLVWTNAALNEDDNSECGCVWLPSPPNGYKALGYVVTKGPKKPSLEAVRCVRDDLTDTCENFHSIVNLENACQIWKTRPCHRGVKGHGIPVGTFSCETDPTESEESIIPCLKNFDSNLKAMPNLEQINALIKHYGPTVFFHPQETYLPSSVSWFFENGATLHKKDIKMGDAILPGGSNLPAGGINDGEYWIDLPDDDRNEYVKVGNLKSAELYVHVKPAHGGTFTDIAMWVFCPFNGPATIKVGIASFALQKVGRHIGDWEHFTLRVSNFSGELSSIYFSQHSGGEWVDACKLEFISGNKAIVYSSRNGHASYAHPGCYLMGSEKLGVGVRNDVARSDFSVDSSTQYKIISAGHLGDAVVEPCWLQYMREWGPTITYNSRSEIDTVLSFLPFFLRFTAEAIFNSLPAELYKEEGPTGPKEKNNWEGDERG; the protein is encoded by the exons ATGGGCGGGTGGGAGTGGTTCTGCTGCGGCCGATCCAACGCCGGAAGCGCCGAGGTCCGGCTCCCCGAGCCGTTCCACCTGCCGGCGACCTTGCCCAAGTGGCCGCAAG GAGGGGATTTCGCTAAGGGCACAATCTGCATAGGAGGGCTTGATGTTGTGAATATTACCAAATTCCGGAGTATATGGAGCTGCTCAGGagcttcattttatgagccagAAGGAGTTCCTGATGGTTTCCACTGCCTTGGGCACTATGCCCAACAGAATGACCGACCCCTACAGGGATTTCTTCTTGTCGCAAGGGAAGCGGCTAGCCACCTACTGATTAGTAGCAAGCCTGCCCTTGAGAAACCATTAGATTACTCCCTTGTTTGGACCAATGCTGCCTTAAATGAAGATGACAACAGCGAATGTGGTTGCGTCTGGTTGCCATCTCCACCAAATGGGTACAAAGCCCTTGGCTATGTGGTTACTAAAGGACCCAAGAAGCCCTCGCTGGAAGCAGTTCGATGTGTGCGAGATGACCTAACAGACACGTGTGAAAATTTCCACTCAATTGTAAATCTGGAAAATGCATGCCAAATCTGGAAGACAAGGCCTTGCCACAGAGGGGTGAAAGGACATGGTATACCGGTCGGTACATTCTCATGTGAAACTGATCCAACGGAAAGCGAGGAATCAATAATTCCCTGCTTAAAAAACTTTGACTCGAATTTGAAAGCCATGCCTAATTTGGAACAGATCAATGCTCTGATCAAGCACTACGGCCCTACTGTTTTCTTCCATCCACAAGAGACCTACTTACCATCATCAGTTTCTTGGTTCTTTGAAAATGGAGCGACACTGCACAAGAAAGATATAAAAATGGGAGATGCAATACTCCCTGGTGGCTCGAACCTGCCTGCTGGTGGGATAAATGATGGTGAGTATTGGATCGATCTCCCTGATGATGATAGGAATGAGTATGTCAAAGTTGGCAATCTGAAGAGTGCTGAGCTATATGTTCATGTGAAGCCAGCTCATGGAGGGACCTTCACTGACATTGCAATGTGGGTATTCTGCCCATTCAACGGGCCCGCAACGATCAAGGTTGGAATTGCAAGCTTTGCTCTACAGAAAGTTGGTAGGCATATTGGAGACTGGGAGCATTTCACCCTCAGAGTGAGTAACTTCTCAGGTGAGCTGTCATCTATCTACTTCTCGCAGCATAGCGGGGGTGAATGGGTGGATGCTTGCAAGTTGGAGTTCATCTCAGGAAACAAAGCAATTGTGTACTCGTCGAGGAATGGACATGCAAGCTATGCCCACCCAGGCTGCTATCTGATGGGGTCTGAGAAGCTTGGTGTTGGAGTAAGAAACGATGTGGCCCGAAGTGACTTTTCAGTTGATTCAAGCACACAGTATAAAATCATCTCTGCAGGACATCTGGGAGACGCTGTTGTCGAACCATGCTGGCTGCAGTACATGAGGGAATGGGGACCGACCATCACATACAACTCGCGTTCAGAGATAGACACGGTTCTTAGCTTCCTACCGTTCTTCCTCCGGTTCACAGCGGAAGCAATATTTAACAGCCTTCCGGCGGAATTGTACAAGGAGGAAGGTCCTACAGGACCTAAAGAGAAGAACAACTGGGAAGGCGACGAGAGGGGCTAG
- the LOC101774196 gene encoding PHD finger protein ING1, with translation MGFLEDFQASVESLPSMLHRNYSLMRELDKSLQGVQLENEQRCQQEIEDIKHGLESGSITYDPAKLKFSEEAIEEQKHCVRIADEKVALATQTYDLVDAHIQQLDQFLRKLEEIRQEKEAAAAVAAGTVAPAAATPAASAGVSTADATPKTGRSGERGRGGRKKAKVPTEPPAPPIDLELPVDPNEPTYCICNQVSYGEMVACDNPNCKIEWYHIGCVGVKELPKGKWYCPSCVGFQKKRKGK, from the exons ATGGGGTTCCTCGAGGACTTCCAAGCCA GTGTTGAATCATTGCCATCTATGCTGCACCGGAACTATTCATTAATGCGAGAGTTAGACAAAAGTTTGCAAG GTGTGCAACTTGAAAATGAACAGCGCTGTCAGCAAGAAATAGAGGATATTAAGCATGGACTTGAATCTGGAAGTATTACATATGACCCAGCAAAACTGAAATTTTCTGAAGAAGCTATTGAGGAGCAGAAACATTGTGTTAGAATCGCTGACGAGAAGGTGGCTTTAGCCACTCAGACTTATGACCTG GTTGATGCTCATATCCAACAGCTAGATCAATTTTTGAGGAAGCTTGAAGAAATTCGACAAG AAAAGGAGGCAGCTGCAGCTGTTGCTGCAGGCACtgttgctcctgctgctgctactcCAGCTGCGAGTGCTGGAGTGTCAACTGCTGATGCTACTCCAAAAACTGGAAGATCTGGCGAAAGAGGCAGAGGGGGTCGTAAGAA GGCTAAGGTACCCACTGAGCCACCAGCACCGCCTATTGATTTAGAGTTGCCTGTGGATCCTAATGAACCAACATACTGCATCTGCAACCAAGTCAGCTATGGTGAGATGGTCGCATGTGACAATCCTAAT TGCAAGATCGAGTGGTATCACATTGGCTGTGTGGGTGTGAAAGAGCTGCCCAAGGGAAAGTGGTATTGCCCAAGTTGTGTCGGATTCCAGAAGAAGCGAAAGGGCAAATGA
- the LOC101774994 gene encoding subtilisin-like protease SBT1.2 — protein sequence MEAVGVLMICRSLLLLLLPVLAAAETLQTYIVQLHPHEGGREAVAAAESRLDWHGSFLERSVSWEQERRPSSRLLYSYHTVFDGFAAQLADAEAAALRALPGVASVRADRRLELHTTYSYRFLGLNFCPAGAWARSGYGRGTIVGVLDTGVWPESPSFDDRGMPPAPVRWTGVCQGGEHFNTSNCNRKLIGARFYSKGHRANYPTNPSEAVSLLEYVSPRDAHGHGTHTASTAAGAAVAGASVLGAGAGEARGVAPGAHVAAYKVCWFNGCYSSDILAGMDDAVRDGVDVLSLSLGGFPIPLFEDSIAIGSFRATARGVSVVCAAGNNGPARSSVANEAPWVLTVGAATLDRRFPAYVRLGNGRVLYGESMYPVKTSLKKGGKDLELVYAVGGTRESEYCLKGSLDKAAVAGKMVVCNRGITGRADKGEAVKEAGGAAMILANTEVNRQEDSIDVHVLPATLVGYREAVELKKYISSTPRPVARIVFGGTRIGQARAPAVALFSARGPSLTNPSVLKPDVIAPGVNIIAAWPGNLGPSGLEGDARRSNFSVLSGTSMAAPHVSGIAALIRSAHPSWSPAMVRSAIMTSADITDRRGKAIMDGDGGRADVFAMGAGHVNPARAVDPGLVYDIQPGDYVTHLCTLGYTHMEIFKISHTGVNCSAVLQKNRGFSLNYPSIAVAFKNGAKSAVLQRTVTNVGTPNSAYTVQVAAPPGVKISVAPTTLSFVEFGEQRSFRVNVEAPSPPAAKDSAEGYLVWKQSGGEGKHVVRSPIAVTWVVE from the coding sequence atGGAGGCCGTCGGGGTGTTGATGATCTGCCGctcgctcctgctgctgctgctgccggtcctcgccgccgcggagacGCTGCAGACCTACATCGTGCAACTGCACCCGCACGAGGGCGGCCGCgaggccgtggccgccgccgagtCCAGGCTCGACTGGCATGGCTCCTTCCTCGAGCGGTCCGTGTCGTGGGAGCAGGAGAGGCGGCCGTCCTCGCGTCTCCTCTACTCCTACCACACCGTGTTCGACGGCTTCGCGGCGCAGCTCGCGGacgccgaggccgcggcgctGCGCGCGCTGCCCGGGGTCGCGTCGGTGCGCGCCGACCGCCGGCTGGAGCTCCACACCACCTACTCGTACAGGTTCCTGGGGCTCAACTTCTGCCCCGCCGGTGCGTGGGCGCGGTCCGGGTACGGCCGCGGCACCATCGTCGGGGTGCTCGACACCGGCGTCTGGCCGGAGAGCCCGAGCTTCGACGACCGCGggatgccgccggcgccggtgcgcTGGACCGGCGTGTGCCAGGGCGGGGAGCACTTCAACACCTCCAACTGCAACCGGAAGCTCATCGGCGCGCGGTTCTACTCCAAGGGCCACCGCGCAAATTACCCGACCAACCCGTCCGAGGCGGTGTCGCTGCTCGAGTACGTGTCGCCGCGGGACGCGCACGGCCACGGCACGCACAccgcgtcgacggcggcgggcgcggcagtGGCCGGGGCCAGCGTCctgggcgccggggccggggaggCGCGCGGCGTGGCGCCCGGCGCGCACGTCGCGGCCTACAAGGTGTGCTGGTTCAACGGGTGCTACAGCTCCGACATCCTGGCCGGGATGGACGACGCGGTGCGCGACGGCGTCGACGTGCTGTCCCTCTCCCTCGGCGGATTCCCCATCCCGCTCTTCGAGGACAGCATCGCCATCGGCAGCTTCCGTGCCACGGCGCGTGGCGTCTCCGTCGTGTGCGCCGCGGGGAACAACGGGCCGGCGCGGAGTTCAGTGGCGAACGAGGCGCCGTGGGTGCTGACCGTCGGCGCCGCCACCCTGGACCGCCGCTTCCCGGCATACGTTCGGCTCGGCAACGGCCGGGTCTTGTACGGGGAGTCCATGTACCCCGTGAAAACCAGTTTGAAAAAAGGCGGGAAGGACCTCGAGCTGGTGTACGCCGTCGGTGGGACCCGGGAATCGGAGTACTGCCTCAAGGGGTCCCTTGATaaagccgccgtcgccggaaaGATGGTCGTATGCAACCGCGGCATCACGGGCCGCGCCGACAAAGGCGAGGCAGTAAAAGAAGCAGGCGGCGCGGCCATGATCCTTGCAAATACCGAGGTAAACCGGCAGGAGGACTCCATTGACGTGCACGTCCTGCCCGCAACGCTCGTCGGCTACAGAGAGGCCGTCGAGCTCAAGAAGTACATCAGCTCGACGCCGCGGCCGGTGGCGAGGATAGTGTTCGGCGGCACGCGGATCGGGCAAGCAcgcgcgccggcggtggcgctgttcTCCGCGCGCGGGCCGAGCCTGACGAACCCGTCGGTGCTCAAGCCCGACGTGATCGCCCCCGGCGTGAACATCATCGCCGCATGGCCCGGCAACCTTGGCCCGTCGGGGCTCGAGGGCGACGCCCGCCGGTCCAACTTCAGCGTGCTCTCGGGGACATCGATGGCGGCGCCCCACGTCAGCGGCATCGCAGCGCTGATCCGGTCCGCGCACCCGTCGTGGAGCCCGGCGATGGTCCGGTCCGCGATCATGACCTCCGCAGACATAACGGACCGGAGGGGCAAGGCGATcatggacggcgacggcggccgggccGACGTGTTCGCCATGGGCGCCGGGCACGTGAACCCGGCGCGTGCCGTCGACCCGGGCCTCGTCTACGACATCCAGCCCGGCGACTACGTGACGCACCTGTGCACGCTCGGGTACACGCACATGGAGATCTTCAAGATCTCACACACCGGCGTCAACTGCAGCGCCGTGCTCCAGAAGAACAGGGGCTTCAGCCTCAACTACCCCTCGATCGCCGTGGCGTTCAAGAACGGCGCCAAGTCGGCGGTGCTCCAGCGGACGGTGACCAACGTCGGCACGCCGAACTCGGCGTACACCGTGCAGGTCGCCGCGCCACCGGGGGTCAAGATCAGCGTGGCGCCCACGACGCTGTCGTTCGTGGAGTTCGGCGAGCAGCGGAGCTTCCGGGTGAACGTGgaggcgccatcgccgccggcagccAAGGACAGCGCGGAGGGGTACCTGGTGTGGAAGCAGAGCGGCGGGGAAGGGAAGCACGTCGTGAGGAGCCCCATCGCCGTGACCTGGGTTGTGGAGTAG
- the LOC101774600 gene encoding chaperonin CPN60-1, mitochondrial isoform X1: MYRAAASLASKARRQAGSGARQVGSRLAWSRNYAAKDIKFGVQARALMLRGVEELADAVKVTMGPKGRTVIIEQSFGAPKVTKDGVTVAKSIEFSDRVKNVGASLVKQVANATNDTAGDGTTCATVLTKAIFTEGCKSVAAGMNAMDLRRGISMAVDAVVTNLKGMARMISTSEEIAQVGTISANGEREIGELIAKAMEKVGKEGVITIADGNTLYNELEVVEGMKLDRGYISPYFITNEKNQKCELNDPLILIHDKKISNVHAVANVMELAMKKQKPLLIVVEDLESDVLGTLILNRLRGGIKVCAVKAPGFGDTKKANLQDLAILTGAEVITQELGMNLENFEPQMFGTCKKVTISKDDTVILDGAGDKKALEERAEQLRSAIEQCTSDFDKEKLKERLAKLSGGVAVLKIGGASEAEVGEKKDRVIDALNATKAAVEEGIVPGGGVALLYASKDLDKLQSANLDQKIGVQIIQNALKTPVQTIASNAGVEGAVIVGKLLEQENTDLGYDAAKGEYVDMVKAGIIDPLKVIRTALMDAASVSSLMTTTESIIVESPKEESSAPAGGMEY, translated from the exons ATGTACCGCGCGGCCGCGAGCCTCGCCTCCAAGGCCCG CAGGCAAGCTGGGAGCGGCGCTCGCCAG GTGGGGAGCAGGTTGGCCTGGAGCAGAAACTATGCAGCCAAGGACATCAAGTTTGGCGTCCAAGCTCGGGCCTTGATGCTGAGGGGTGTTGAGGAATTAGCTGATGCGGTCAAAGTGACAATGGGCCCCAAG GGGCGTACTGTTATTATTGAGCAAAGCTTTGGCGCTCCTAAAGTTACAAAAGATGGAGTGACCGTTGCCAAGAGCATTGAATTCAGTGACAGAGTAAAGAATGTTGGTGCAAGCCTTGTAAAGCAGGTCGCTAATGCTACTAATGACACAGCTGGGGATG GTACTACATGTGCTACTGTTCTGACAAAGGCTATATTCACTGAGGGTTGCAAGTCTGTAGCGGCCGGAATGAACGCCATGGATCTGAGACGTGGCATCTCAATGGCTGTTGATGCTGTGGTCACAAACCTAAAAGGCATGGCGAGAATGATCAGTACATCAGAGGAAATAGCACAG GTGGGTACTATATCAGCCAATGGGGAAAGGGAGATTGGTGAGCTAATCGCAAAAGCTATGGAGAAGGTTGGTAAAGAGGGAGTTATCACCATTGCG GATGGCAACACTCTCTATAATGAGCTTGAAGTTGTGGAAGGCATGAAGCTCGACAGAGGTTACATCTCCCCGTACTTTATTACCAACGAAAAGAACCAGAAATGT GAACTAAATGATCCCTTGATACTGATACACGACAAGAAAATATCAAACGTGCACGCGGTGGCCAATGTCATGGAGTTGGCTATGAAG AAGCAAAAACCTCTGCTTATTGTTGTGGAAGATTTGGAAAGTGATGTGTTGGGTACCCTGATTCTTAACAGGCTTCGTGGAGGCATTAAG GTCTGTGCGGTCAAAGCTCCTGGTTTTGGGGACACCAAGAAAGCCAACTTACAGGACCTTGCTATCCTTACTGGGGCAGAA GTCATAACTCAAGAACTTGGGATGAACCTTGAGAACTTTGAGCCTCAGATGTTTGGCACTTGCAAGAAG GTTACAATATCCAAGGATGACACTGTCATCCTGGATGGAGCTGGAGATAAGAAGGCACTTGAAGAGAGAGCTGAGCAG cTGAGATCTGCGATTGAGCAATGCACTTCTGACTTTGATAAGGAAAAGCTAAAAGAGCGATTGGCAAAGCTTTCTGGTGGTGTTGCTGTTCTAAAG ATTGGTGGAGCAAGCGAAGCGGAAGTTGGTGAGAAGAAGGATAGAGTGATTGATGCACTAAATGCAACCAAAGCTGCAGTTGAGGAGGGTATCGTGCCAG GTGGTGGTGTTGCCCTTCTCTACGCGTCAAAAGACCTGGATAAATTGCAAAGTGCAAACCTTGACCAAAAGATTGGTGTTCAAATCATCCAAAATGCTTTGAAG ACGCCAGTCCAGACTATTGCTTCAAATGCTGGCGTAGAAGGAGCTGTTATTGTTGGCAAGCTTTTGGAACAGGAAAACACTGATCTAGGCTATGATGCAGCTAAAG GTGAATATGTGGACATGGTTAAGGCTGGTATCATTGACCCTCTTAAAGTGATCAGGACAGCCCTGATGGATGCGGCAAG TGTATCATCTCTGATGACTACCACAGAATCTATCATTGTTGAGAGCCCTAAGGAAGAGAGCAGTGCACCAGCGGGTGGGATGGAATACTGA